CGCGATCTCCAGCCGTCGTTCGGCGCGCAGGAAGCCGTAGAACTCGGCCGTGACGTCGTAGACGATGTCCAGCTGGGCCACGGTGAAACGTCGCCGCGAATCCTCGAAGTTCAGGCGCGCGCGCTCCAGGGAAAGACTGAGCGCGTTGGGCACGAACAGGGGTTGTACGAAGTCGAGTCGGTAGTTGTTGATCATGGTCCGGCTGCGCGCCTCGGCGGCGTCGAGGTCGGAGACTACGGTGTTCGTGCGGTGCCGGACCATGCCCGTCAGTCCGATCCGGCCGTTGGTCGGAAGCGGCTGCGTGAGCGTCAGCCCCGCGCGCCACTCGCTGGAGCCGTACGTTGAATAGACCGGCAGCTGCCCCGGCTCGTTCACCGGCGACACCGACTCGTTGTAGTCGGGGGCATCCAGCTCGAGGTCGAGCCGCGTCCGGAACCGCCCGCGCGCCGCCACCAGTTCCTGCTCGGCCTGCAGCAGCACCAGCCGCTGGGTCCGCGCGGCGTAACTCGACTCGAGCGCCAGCGCGATGGCCTCGTCCAGGTCCAGGGTCTGGGCGAAGCCCACTGCAGGCAGGATCGTCGCCAGGGCCAGAAGCAGCAGCATGCGCATCATTCGTACCTGAGGGATTCGATGGGACTGAGGCGCGCAGCGCGGCGCGCCGGGTAGTAGCCGAAGGCAATGCCGACGGCCGCGGACACTCCGAAAGCCAACAGCACCGACCACGGCGCGATCGCCACGGGCCAGCCGGCGTAGACGGCAATCGCCGCCGTCAGGCCCAGCCCGACGGCAACGCCGATGATGCCGCCCAGGAAGCTCACGCCCACCGCCTCGAGCAGGAACTGCAGGAGGATGTCGCGCTCGGTGGCGCCGACCGCCCGCCGCAGGCCGATCTCGCGGGTGCGCTCCAGCGCGCTGGCCAGCATGATGTTCATGATGCCGATGCCGCCGACCAGCAGCGAGATCCCGGCGATGGCGCCCATGACGACGTTGAAGATGCGCTGCGTCGACTGTTGCTGGCGGATGAGGTGGGCCGGCACCACGATGCGGTGGTCCTCGACGCCGCGGTGGCGCCTCTTGATGACCGACGACAGCACGCCCGCGGCTTCGTTCAGCCGGTCGGTGTCATCGACCTGCACGATCAGGCGATGCAGTTCGCTGGTGTATGGCTTGACGTTCAGGCGCTGCAGCGCCGCGCCCACCGGCAGGTAGAGGTCGCGCGCGGTGTCGCGGATGTCTTCCAGTTCATTCGCCGCCGAGACGTCGGCGCCCGCCATGACCCCCACCACCGTGTACCAGTCGCGCCCCACCTTGACCTGCTCGCCCACCGGATCCTGCAGCAGGAACAACTCGCTCGCCAGGCCTGCGCCCAGTACACAGACGCGGCTGAGCGAATCGACCTCGGCCCAGTCCAGGAAACGGCCGCGTGCGGCGCGGGCACGCGTGGCGTCGATATAGTCGGGCGTGGTGCCCACAACATTCGCCGAGACGCGCCGGCGACCGGCCTGCACATCCAGGTCCTCGATGCGCATCGGTACCACACGTAACGCCTGCGGCATCACCTCGCGCACGGCGGCAGCGTCGGCCAGCGTGAGCCCGGCGCTGAACGGCCGCGTCTCGGTGTCATCGGCGGGGTCCGGGGGCGGCTTGTCGACCACGAGCAGGTTGTCGATGCCCATCAGCGCAAACTGCGCGAGAACCTTTCGCCGCGCGCCCTCGCCGATCGACAGCATGGCGATCACGGCCGCGACCCCGAACACGATGCCCAGCGTGGTCAACAGCGTGCGCAGGCGGTGGGCGTTCAGTCCGTCCAACCCGATCCGCGCACATTCGAGCGTCGACATGCTCAGGGCTTGGCCTCCTCACGCGGGGCGGCGGGCGCCGGCTTCTCCGGGTCGCTGAGCGCCACGGCCTCTCCGCCGGTCAGGCCCGTCACGATCTCGACGAAGTCGTCGGAACGCGCGCCCACCGTCACCGGCACCGGCTTGCCACTGCCCGGCACCACGAAGACGACGCTCTGCCCCTCGCGCTCGAACACGGCCTCAAGCGGCACGGAAACGACGTCAGCCAACCGCGAGACGATGATGCGGCACTGCGCGGTCATGCCCGGGCGCAATTCCTCCGCGGACCCGGTCACGAGCACGTCCACGTCGAAGACTTTGACCTTGGCCTCTCCCTCGGTGCGC
This genomic window from bacterium contains:
- a CDS encoding ABC transporter permease encodes the protein MSTLECARIGLDGLNAHRLRTLLTTLGIVFGVAAVIAMLSIGEGARRKVLAQFALMGIDNLLVVDKPPPDPADDTETRPFSAGLTLADAAAVREVMPQALRVVPMRIEDLDVQAGRRRVSANVVGTTPDYIDATRARAARGRFLDWAEVDSLSRVCVLGAGLASELFLLQDPVGEQVKVGRDWYTVVGVMAGADVSAANELEDIRDTARDLYLPVGAALQRLNVKPYTSELHRLIVQVDDTDRLNEAAGVLSSVIKRRHRGVEDHRIVVPAHLIRQQQSTQRIFNVVMGAIAGISLLVGGIGIMNIMLASALERTREIGLRRAVGATERDILLQFLLEAVGVSFLGGIIGVAVGLGLTAAIAVYAGWPVAIAPWSVLLAFGVSAAVGIAFGYYPARRAARLSPIESLRYE